One Maribacter cobaltidurans genomic window carries:
- a CDS encoding DUF3857 domain-containing protein, producing MRLFCYSLLFLSLSFYSIAQKTTKTNNPDWITVNTVDFNKSVTEEGGIAYYLIDYQDNLINKEQYVHLILKVLNSEGIQEASDITATFDPSFQSIEFHKALIIRDGRTIEKLSESNIKTFQRETNLERSLYDGSNTAVINLSDIRTGDIIEFSYSIKGFNPINKGNYSSMLYQEYTLPVGKIYHKLVTDEKQPINYQLLNNAIAPKIENTRFGKEYSWKIDEPEYVRYDSNTPYWMNTQKKVSVSTFNNWLEVTDLLLPHYKILPENLKSPISRDKDIDSKEDIIIKTIRFVQDEIRYLGFEEGIGAYKPNGPKAVLDHRYGDCKDKSLLLSTLLQGEGITSFPMLVNTESNRNLETLAPSHNLFNHCIVYFEHEGKEYFVDPTISNQGGDLNHLYTPDYHNGLILRKNSKNLKKIPESQKSRLNIIEDIVIDSIGGKANFTVKTEYSGNKSDYMRSYFKSNTVENIGQEYLTFYSNLYPSISSLEPVNFKDDSRPWENILTTYESYSIDTPWETDENDGNLYFNTYSLVLESLINYQASPQRTMSYYAGLPYSFSQTTRVTLPEVWSINIDDIIIDNDLFSFSKKTKQIGRIITVNYNYELKSEVIPAELLKNFLAEHEKINNALGLQLTYTPFEGSSKYSWLSIIIALLSLILSGLLGYKLFKDYDPEPESNDLANPRSFGGWLILPAIGLVLTPFIVINQLFTAEYFNKGIWEGFELGGYENHQFLNIYLGFEIFYNISFLVFTIFAILLFFKKRTSAPKLMMVFYFMTMTLTIIESFVMNQVGIPDPTGSNDIFRSIISAAIWIPYFYKSKRVKETFVNTYGNKAKRVAELTPN from the coding sequence ATGCGCCTTTTCTGTTACTCTTTACTCTTTCTCAGCTTATCATTTTATTCAATAGCCCAAAAAACAACAAAAACCAACAATCCAGATTGGATTACTGTAAATACCGTTGATTTTAACAAAAGTGTTACAGAAGAAGGTGGTATTGCCTATTACCTTATTGACTATCAGGATAATTTAATCAACAAGGAACAATATGTCCATTTAATCTTAAAAGTTCTGAATTCTGAAGGAATCCAGGAAGCCTCGGATATAACGGCAACCTTTGACCCATCATTTCAATCCATTGAATTTCACAAGGCTTTAATAATTAGAGATGGGAGAACAATTGAAAAATTAAGTGAATCCAATATAAAAACATTTCAACGTGAAACCAATTTAGAACGTTCACTATATGATGGGTCCAATACAGCTGTTATCAACCTAAGTGATATACGAACTGGGGATATCATCGAATTTTCGTATTCCATTAAAGGTTTTAATCCTATAAATAAAGGCAATTATTCCAGTATGTTGTACCAAGAATATACTTTGCCAGTGGGAAAAATTTATCACAAATTAGTTACAGATGAGAAACAGCCTATTAATTATCAGCTCCTTAACAATGCAATTGCCCCGAAAATAGAAAATACTAGGTTCGGTAAAGAATACTCTTGGAAGATTGATGAGCCAGAGTACGTTCGATATGATTCAAATACACCATATTGGATGAATACTCAAAAAAAAGTATCTGTCTCAACTTTTAATAACTGGCTAGAAGTTACAGATTTGCTACTACCTCATTATAAAATATTACCAGAAAATTTGAAATCTCCAATATCCCGTGATAAGGATATCGACTCTAAAGAGGATATTATCATAAAAACAATAAGGTTTGTACAAGATGAAATTAGATATTTGGGTTTTGAGGAAGGAATAGGCGCATACAAGCCAAATGGGCCAAAGGCTGTGTTGGACCATCGATATGGTGACTGTAAAGATAAATCACTGCTTCTCTCTACACTATTACAAGGTGAAGGCATAACTTCATTTCCTATGTTGGTCAATACAGAATCCAACAGAAATTTGGAAACATTGGCACCGAGTCATAATTTATTCAATCATTGCATTGTTTATTTTGAACACGAGGGTAAAGAGTACTTTGTAGACCCCACAATTTCCAACCAAGGGGGCGATTTAAACCATTTATATACACCTGACTACCATAACGGACTAATTTTGAGGAAGAATTCTAAGAACCTTAAAAAAATACCGGAATCTCAAAAATCAAGATTAAACATTATTGAAGACATTGTTATAGACTCTATAGGAGGAAAAGCTAATTTTACGGTTAAAACCGAATATTCTGGAAATAAGTCAGATTACATGCGTTCTTACTTCAAGAGTAATACAGTTGAAAACATCGGTCAGGAATATCTAACCTTCTATAGCAATTTATATCCCAGCATTTCCTCTTTAGAACCTGTTAACTTTAAGGATGATTCAAGACCCTGGGAAAATATATTAACTACTTATGAATCATATTCCATCGATACCCCATGGGAAACAGACGAAAACGATGGCAATCTTTATTTCAATACTTATTCACTGGTTCTGGAAAGTCTTATTAATTATCAAGCCTCTCCGCAAAGAACCATGTCCTATTATGCAGGACTTCCATATTCATTTTCCCAAACTACAAGGGTTACGCTTCCAGAGGTGTGGTCAATAAATATTGACGACATTATAATAGATAACGATTTGTTCTCCTTTAGCAAAAAAACCAAACAGATAGGAAGAATTATAACTGTAAACTACAATTATGAACTTAAAAGCGAAGTTATTCCCGCAGAATTACTTAAAAATTTCCTGGCAGAACACGAAAAAATAAATAATGCTTTGGGTCTTCAACTTACATATACCCCTTTTGAAGGTAGTTCAAAGTATAGTTGGTTATCAATAATTATTGCATTACTAAGCCTAATTCTAAGCGGACTCCTTGGTTATAAATTATTTAAGGACTATGATCCTGAACCCGAATCCAATGACTTGGCTAACCCAAGAAGTTTTGGAGGTTGGCTAATTCTTCCAGCTATTGGATTGGTTCTTACCCCATTTATTGTTATTAACCAACTTTTTACTGCCGAATATTTTAATAAAGGTATTTGGGAGGGTTTTGAATTAGGTGGCTACGAAAATCATCAATTCTTAAATATATATCTTGGCTTTGAAATTTTCTATAATATTTCCTTTTTGGTATTTACCATTTTTGCCATTCTCTTGTTCTTTAAAAAAAGAACCAGTGCTCCCAAACTCATGATGGTCTTTTATTTTATGACCATGACCTTAACAATCATAGAATCCTTTGTTATGAACCAAGTAGGTATTCCAGACCCAACCGGTTCTAATGATATTTTTCGATCCATAATTTCGGCTGCCATCTGGATACCATACTTTTATAAATCAAAAAGGGTAAAAGAAACTTTTGTCAATACTTATGGGAATAAAGCCAAAAGGGTGGCTGAATTAACCCCTAACTAG
- a CDS encoding NAD-dependent epimerase/dehydratase family protein, producing MVLVTGGTGLVGSHLILRLVLSKIKVRAIYRSQEKLQQVKKVFSYYQDDVQSIFDQIDWIQGDILDLPSLEYAFLDVKQVYHAAALISFDPKDFKKLRKVNVEGTANIVNLCIHHNIEKLCYVSTIGTIGRSLRGKEATEENDWNELYTNVYALTKKSAEMEVWRGTQENLDAVIVNPGVIIGPGFWANGSGKLFTTVNRGYSFYPPGGTGFVSVNDVVQIMMKLMESSIKNERFILVAENLSFKEAISLTAKHIEKKIPSKRLKKWQLKIGRYFDFFKTLITGKPRTITKNSVYSLLHPETYSSTKIRTALGFEFESVEHSIAFSAKKYITEHHSSN from the coding sequence ATGGTTTTAGTTACCGGAGGTACGGGCTTGGTGGGTTCTCACTTGATATTAAGATTGGTTCTATCTAAAATCAAGGTCAGGGCCATTTATAGATCTCAGGAAAAACTTCAGCAGGTAAAAAAAGTCTTCTCTTATTATCAGGATGATGTTCAGTCAATTTTTGACCAAATCGATTGGATCCAAGGCGATATTCTCGACCTTCCTTCCTTGGAATATGCCTTTTTGGATGTAAAACAGGTATACCATGCCGCCGCCCTAATTTCATTTGATCCCAAAGATTTTAAAAAACTAAGGAAAGTGAATGTAGAGGGAACGGCCAATATTGTAAATCTATGTATTCACCATAACATTGAAAAACTCTGTTACGTAAGTACTATTGGCACTATTGGAAGAAGTCTTCGTGGAAAAGAAGCCACGGAAGAAAATGACTGGAACGAATTGTATACCAATGTATACGCCCTCACAAAAAAATCTGCCGAAATGGAAGTATGGAGGGGTACCCAAGAAAATCTAGATGCCGTAATTGTAAATCCAGGGGTTATCATTGGACCAGGGTTCTGGGCAAATGGAAGTGGAAAACTATTTACTACGGTCAACAGAGGATATTCCTTTTATCCACCGGGGGGTACAGGATTTGTAAGCGTAAATGACGTAGTTCAAATTATGATGAAGTTAATGGAATCCTCCATTAAGAACGAAAGATTTATTTTGGTAGCCGAAAATCTTTCCTTCAAGGAAGCCATAAGCCTAACAGCGAAACATATAGAAAAAAAGATACCAAGTAAAAGACTTAAGAAATGGCAACTGAAAATAGGCAGGTATTTCGATTTTTTCAAGACCCTAATTACCGGAAAACCCAGAACCATTACCAAGAACTCCGTGTACTCACTTTTACATCCTGAAACGTATAGCAGCACAAAAATTAGGACGGCCTTAGGTTTTGAATTTGAGTCTGTAGAGCACAGTATTGCTTTTAGCGCCAAAAAATATATTACGGAACATCATTCTTCAAATTAG
- a CDS encoding beta strand repeat-containing protein codes for MKTRIFKLLFLFLSTAVLTVSCNKDDDNPGPTCNDGIQNGTETGIDCGGTCGACEEEPTCSDGIQNGDETGVDCGGSCDACTESINLTSISPITEDLELEVQNTYTLDGVVSIENGATLTIPAGTTITASAAAGDETSTYIVVQKGAKIDVQGTSSEPVVMTSDSKSPGDWGGLVIAGDATTTKGTDATAEVGNIIYGGTNDADDSGSIEYLIINYAGAQINPESQYNGLTLYAVGSATTISNVAILNGTDDGVEFFGGTVSASNFYLENNQDDAVDWTEGWNGTLTDAYVLHTEAGFSTAVEADGDNGNPSLVNFTAVSTVGGTALQFKKESGATITGLSLTGYDISVDFRDGGAVSNVQIEGADSNPSLSYVGPATVDVNMFSWVGTNNTVESNVLSGSIGSNLTLDPAIDYFLEGTLSVESGAKLTIPAGTKIVADVQAGEETSTYIVVQKGGQIDVQGTEAMPVIMTSTNENPGDWGGLVIAGDATTTKGTDATAEVGNIIYGGTNDADDSGSIEYLIINYAGAQINPESQYNGLTLYAVGSATTISNVAILNGTDDGVEFFGGTVSASNFYLENNQDDAVDWTEGWNGTLTDAYVLHTEAGFSTAVEADGDNGNPSLVNFTAVSTVGGTALQFKKESGATITGLSLTGYDTSVDFRDGGAVSNVQIAGADSDPALTYEGPATVSASMFYWATGNSESQSNVLTGTVTSNVTLNASTTYFLNGSLSVESGAKLTIPAGTKIVADVQAGEETSTYIVVQKGGQIDIQGSAANPVVMTSANETPGDWGGLVIAGDATTTKGTDATAEVGNIIYGGTNDADDSGSIEYLIINYAGAQINPESQYNGLTLYAVGSATTISNVAILNGTDDGVEFFGGTVSASNFYLENNQDDAVDWTEGWNGTLTDAYVLHTEAGFSTAVEADGDNGNPSLVNFTAVSTVGGTALQFKKESGATITGLSLTGYDTSIDYRDGGAVTNVTIEGATSDPALTYEGPATVDVAIFGWATN; via the coding sequence ATGAAAACGAGAATCTTTAAACTTTTATTTCTCTTTTTATCAACTGCCGTACTAACGGTTAGTTGTAATAAAGACGATGACAATCCAGGGCCTACCTGTAATGATGGTATACAAAATGGTACGGAAACAGGTATTGACTGTGGTGGTACCTGTGGCGCTTGTGAAGAAGAACCTACATGTTCAGATGGAATTCAGAATGGAGACGAAACGGGTGTCGATTGCGGTGGATCCTGCGACGCCTGTACCGAGTCTATCAATTTAACTTCCATCAGCCCGATTACAGAAGACCTAGAACTTGAGGTGCAAAACACGTATACGCTAGATGGTGTAGTTAGTATCGAGAACGGCGCGACATTGACTATTCCTGCTGGAACAACAATTACGGCAAGTGCTGCTGCTGGTGACGAAACCAGTACATATATCGTTGTTCAAAAAGGTGCAAAAATCGATGTTCAGGGTACCTCATCAGAGCCAGTTGTCATGACTTCCGATAGTAAATCTCCTGGTGACTGGGGCGGATTGGTTATTGCTGGTGATGCCACAACTACAAAAGGTACAGATGCCACTGCAGAAGTTGGTAATATTATTTATGGTGGAACCAATGACGCCGATGACTCAGGTAGCATCGAGTATTTGATCATCAACTACGCCGGTGCACAGATCAACCCCGAGTCACAGTACAACGGTCTTACACTTTATGCGGTTGGTTCGGCTACCACTATCAGCAACGTGGCCATCTTAAATGGTACGGACGATGGTGTCGAGTTCTTCGGCGGTACTGTTTCCGCTTCCAACTTCTATTTGGAAAACAACCAAGATGATGCCGTTGACTGGACGGAAGGTTGGAACGGTACTTTGACCGATGCCTATGTGCTGCATACCGAAGCAGGTTTCTCAACTGCCGTTGAGGCCGATGGCGACAATGGCAATCCTTCCTTAGTGAACTTTACCGCGGTTTCTACCGTTGGTGGTACTGCACTTCAGTTCAAAAAAGAGTCCGGCGCCACTATAACCGGTCTTTCATTGACAGGCTACGATATTTCCGTTGACTTTAGGGATGGTGGAGCTGTTTCCAATGTCCAAATTGAAGGTGCTGACTCCAATCCTTCTTTATCTTATGTAGGCCCTGCTACGGTTGACGTAAACATGTTCAGTTGGGTTGGCACAAACAATACTGTAGAAAGTAATGTATTAAGTGGGTCCATTGGATCTAACTTAACTCTTGACCCTGCGATAGACTATTTCTTAGAAGGAACATTAAGTGTGGAAAGTGGAGCCAAATTAACCATTCCAGCAGGTACGAAAATAGTTGCGGATGTTCAAGCTGGAGAAGAGACAAGCACCTATATCGTAGTTCAAAAAGGTGGTCAGATTGATGTTCAAGGTACGGAAGCTATGCCCGTTATAATGACCTCAACAAATGAAAACCCTGGTGACTGGGGCGGATTGGTTATTGCTGGTGATGCCACAACTACAAAAGGTACAGATGCCACTGCAGAAGTTGGTAATATTATTTATGGTGGGACCAATGACGCCGATGACTCCGGTAGCATCGAGTATTTGATCATCAACTACGCCGGTGCACAGATCAACCCCGAGTCACAGTACAACGGCCTTACACTTTATGCGGTTGGTTCGGCTACCACTATCAGCAACGTGGCCATCTTAAATGGTACGGACGATGGTGTCGAGTTCTTCGGCGGTACTGTTTCCGCTTCCAACTTCTACTTGGAAAACAACCAGGACGATGCAGTTGACTGGACGGAAGGTTGGAACGGTACTTTGACCGATGCCTATGTGCTTCATACCGAAGCAGGTTTCTCAACTGCCGTTGAGGCCGATGGCGACAATGGCAATCCTTCCTTAGTGAACTTTACCGCGGTTTCTACCGTTGGTGGTACTGCACTTCAGTTCAAAAAAGAGTCCGGCGCTACGATAACCGGTCTTTCATTGACAGGCTACGATACCTCAGTTGACTTTAGGGATGGTGGAGCTGTTTCAAACGTTCAAATTGCAGGCGCTGACTCTGATCCTGCTTTAACCTATGAAGGTCCAGCTACTGTAAGTGCTTCTATGTTCTATTGGGCAACTGGAAATTCCGAATCTCAATCCAATGTATTAACAGGAACTGTAACTAGTAATGTTACTCTTAATGCTTCAACAACCTACTTTTTGAATGGTTCCTTAAGTGTGGAAAGTGGCGCAAAATTAACCATTCCAGCAGGTACAAAAATAGTTGCGGATGTTCAAGCTGGAGAAGAGACAAGCACCTATATCGTAGTTCAAAAGGGTGGTCAGATTGATATTCAAGGTTCTGCAGCCAACCCTGTTGTTATGACTTCTGCCAATGAAACTCCTGGTGATTGGGGCGGATTGGTTATTGCTGGTGATGCCACAACTACAAAAGGTACAGATGCCACTGCAGAAGTTGGTAATATTATTTATGGTGGAACCAATGACGCCGATGACTCAGGTAGCATCGAGTATTTGATCATCAACTACGCCGGTGCACAGATCAACCCCGAGTCACAGTACAACGGTCTTACACTTTATGCGGTTGGTTCGGCTACCACTATCAGCAACGTGGCCATCTTAAATGGTACGGACGATGGTGTCGAGTTCTTCGGCGGTACTGTTTCCGCTTCCAACTTCTATTTGGAAAACAACCAGGACGATGCAGTTGACTGGACGGAAGGTTGGAACGGTACTTTGACCGATGCCTATGTGCTTCATACCGAAGCAGGTTTCTCAACTGCCGTTGAGGCCGATGGCGACAATGGCAATCCTTCCTTAGTGAACTTTACCGCGGTTTCTACCGTTGGTGGTACGGCTCTTCAATTTAAAAAAGAGTCCGGTGCTACGATAACCGGTCTTTCATTGACAGGTTATGACACATCTATTGATTATAGGGACGGTGGTGCCGTTACTAACGTAACCATCGAAGGTGCTACTTCTGACCCCGCATTAACCTATGAAGGGCCAGCAACTGTAGATGTTGCAATCTTTGGTTGGGCGACCAACTAA
- a CDS encoding T9SS type A sorting domain-containing protein, which produces MKHLYLVVLFLFCAVGFGQSSQNQGDIEGFSMYPNPVTNGKVYITTAINGPKEIFVYDVFGTLILKTTILGKELSLNDMDAGVYVLRVFEKDKMATRKLIVK; this is translated from the coding sequence ATGAAGCACCTTTACCTCGTTGTTTTATTCCTTTTTTGTGCTGTTGGTTTTGGACAGAGTTCCCAAAATCAGGGGGATATAGAAGGTTTTAGCATGTATCCCAATCCGGTTACAAATGGTAAGGTCTACATTACTACGGCCATCAACGGTCCAAAGGAAATCTTTGTATATGATGTCTTTGGAACCCTTATCCTAAAGACCACTATTTTAGGTAAGGAACTATCCTTAAACGATATGGATGCCGGCGTCTATGTATTACGTGTCTTTGAAAAGGACAAAATGGCCACTAGAAAGCTTATTGTCAAATAA
- a CDS encoding T9SS type A sorting domain-containing protein, which yields MKKIYFILLLGFSFMAYAQDTIDFRNLKNEEITGFKLYPNPATADMVYVTTEKNDTKEIRIYDVFGELVLTDRISNKTLDISRLSPGVYVIQVTENKKSINRKLVVK from the coding sequence ATGAAAAAAATCTACTTTATCCTGTTACTGGGATTTTCATTCATGGCATATGCCCAGGACACTATTGATTTCCGTAACCTAAAAAATGAGGAAATCACGGGGTTCAAACTATATCCCAACCCTGCAACGGCAGATATGGTTTATGTCACGACCGAAAAAAACGATACCAAGGAAATACGAATTTATGATGTATTCGGAGAATTGGTGTTGACGGATAGAATTTCCAATAAAACCTTGGACATTTCCAGACTTTCGCCGGGAGTCTATGTAATCCAGGTAACGGAAAATAAAAAATCCATCAACAGAAAATTAGTTGTCAAGTAG
- a CDS encoding LuxE/PaaK family acyltransferase, whose translation MDIEGIFSITTEKEFLSKSLDTFHFQYEHNPVYQRFCNYLKVDPEKVLSIEEIPFLPIQFFKEYEVLSSKKPIQTVFTSSGTTGALTSKHLVTDLNLYEQSFMEGFKRFFGEIEEYCILALLPSYLERKGSSLIYMVDRLIERSNHPKSGFFLHDFERLQSELQSLEAQNQKVLLIGVSFALLDFSEKFQLNLENTIIMETGGMKGRRKEMIRMELHEHLKKGFGVDTIHSEYGMTELLSQAYSKGHSLFECPPWMKILIRDTEDPLTFLPYGKAGGINVIDLANMNSCSFIATQDLGKVYETGNFEVLGRFDHSDIRGCNLMAL comes from the coding sequence ATGGACATAGAAGGTATCTTTTCCATTACCACAGAGAAAGAATTCTTATCCAAATCCCTGGATACCTTTCATTTTCAATACGAACATAACCCTGTTTACCAAAGATTCTGCAATTATCTAAAGGTTGACCCAGAGAAGGTATTGAGTATTGAAGAAATCCCCTTTCTTCCTATACAGTTCTTTAAGGAATATGAAGTCTTAAGCTCCAAGAAACCTATTCAAACGGTATTTACCAGTAGCGGTACTACAGGCGCACTGACAAGCAAACACTTAGTCACCGATTTAAATCTTTATGAACAAAGCTTCATGGAAGGTTTCAAAAGGTTCTTTGGTGAAATCGAAGAATATTGCATTCTAGCACTTTTACCATCATACCTCGAGCGCAAAGGCTCTTCACTCATTTATATGGTGGACCGGCTAATCGAAAGAAGCAATCATCCAAAAAGCGGCTTTTTCCTCCATGATTTTGAGAGGTTACAAAGCGAACTGCAAAGTCTGGAGGCACAAAACCAAAAAGTACTGTTGATTGGAGTCTCTTTTGCCCTATTGGATTTTTCTGAAAAGTTTCAACTCAATTTAGAAAATACTATAATCATGGAAACGGGAGGCATGAAGGGACGAAGAAAAGAAATGATCCGAATGGAATTACACGAACATTTGAAAAAGGGATTCGGGGTAGATACTATTCATTCAGAGTATGGGATGACAGAATTGTTATCACAGGCGTACTCCAAAGGACATAGTCTTTTTGAGTGCCCTCCTTGGATGAAAATTTTGATCAGGGATACCGAAGACCCCTTAACATTTCTTCCCTATGGCAAAGCAGGGGGCATTAACGTGATTGACCTCGCCAATATGAATTCCTGCTCCTTTATTGCTACACAGGACTTGGGAAAAGTTTACGAGACAGGTAATTTTGAAGTATTGGGGCGTTTTGACCATTCGGATATCCGAGGATGTAATTTGATGGCACTTTAA
- the tyrS gene encoding tyrosine--tRNA ligase gives MASNFVKELEWRGMLHDAMPGTEEYLMEGMQSAYVGIDPTADSLHIGHLVGVMMLRHFQLAGHKPFALVGGATGMIGDPSGKSSERNLLDEATLRHNQEALKAQLARFLDFESDAKNAAVLVNNYDWMKDFSFLDFIRDVGKHITVNYMMAKDSVKKRLSAEAKEGMSFTEFTYQLVQGYDFLHLYRTYNCTLQMGGSDQWGNITTGTELIRRIGGGKGYALTCPLITKADGTKFGKTESGNVWLDAERTSPYKFYQYWLNTSDTDAEKYIKIFTFLTKEAIEDLVAQHSEAPHLRLLQKKLAEEITVMVHSQEDLDNAVKASDILFGKSTSQDLKGLNEKTFLDVFEGVPQAEIPMSSLDNGLDMIGALSAQTGFLGSNGEARRELKQNSISVNKEKVKENYVIGREDLINGKFVLLQRGKKNYFVLKLTE, from the coding sequence ATGGCTTCAAACTTTGTAAAGGAGTTGGAATGGAGGGGAATGTTGCACGATGCAATGCCTGGAACGGAAGAATACCTTATGGAAGGAATGCAATCTGCCTATGTGGGCATAGACCCAACGGCAGATTCTTTGCACATAGGTCATTTAGTGGGGGTAATGATGTTAAGACACTTCCAGTTGGCCGGGCATAAACCTTTTGCATTGGTTGGCGGTGCCACTGGAATGATAGGGGACCCATCCGGAAAATCCTCGGAGCGTAATCTTTTGGATGAAGCTACCCTTCGTCACAACCAGGAAGCCTTAAAAGCTCAGCTGGCCAGATTTTTGGATTTTGAGAGCGATGCGAAAAACGCAGCGGTTTTGGTCAACAATTATGACTGGATGAAAGACTTTTCCTTTCTGGATTTTATTCGAGACGTGGGCAAGCACATTACCGTGAATTATATGATGGCGAAGGATTCCGTAAAAAAGAGACTTTCTGCCGAAGCAAAGGAAGGCATGTCATTTACGGAATTTACCTATCAACTGGTGCAAGGGTATGATTTCCTGCATCTATATAGAACCTATAACTGTACCCTACAAATGGGTGGCAGTGATCAATGGGGCAATATTACAACCGGTACGGAGTTGATTCGAAGAATAGGTGGTGGAAAAGGATATGCACTTACCTGCCCGTTAATCACGAAAGCGGATGGCACCAAATTTGGAAAAACGGAAAGCGGGAATGTTTGGCTGGATGCCGAAAGGACCTCCCCCTATAAATTTTATCAATATTGGCTGAATACTTCGGATACGGATGCCGAGAAATATATCAAGATTTTCACTTTCCTTACAAAAGAAGCGATTGAGGATCTTGTAGCCCAGCATTCTGAAGCCCCACACCTTAGGTTGCTCCAAAAGAAATTGGCGGAGGAAATTACCGTGATGGTCCATTCACAGGAAGATTTGGATAATGCGGTAAAGGCCAGTGATATACTTTTTGGAAAGTCTACTTCGCAAGATCTCAAAGGGTTAAATGAAAAAACGTTTTTGGATGTTTTTGAAGGTGTACCCCAGGCTGAAATTCCTATGTCCTCTTTGGATAATGGTTTGGATATGATTGGGGCATTGTCTGCGCAAACCGGTTTTTTGGGCTCCAATGGAGAAGCTCGGAGGGAATTAAAACAGAATTCTATTTCAGTGAACAAGGAAAAGGTCAAGGAAAACTATGTCATTGGCAGGGAGGACCTTATTAATGGGAAATTTGTTTTGCTCCAGCGAGGCAAGAAGAATTATTTTGTACTTAAACTAACGGAATAG